A window of the Natronomonas salina genome harbors these coding sequences:
- a CDS encoding type II toxin-antitoxin system PemK/MazF family toxin, with protein MSFDRGDVLYGDDPFKGEEYAWPWLVVSDESHPYHGEQYIVLALTTRTWHDDLVEIPEAAWLRGGTPERSRVIPWSVETLEHDDVQHWQGSLESEVVDSTVAELVDYVDAEGR; from the coding sequence ATGAGCTTCGACCGCGGGGACGTGCTGTACGGGGACGACCCGTTCAAGGGCGAGGAGTACGCCTGGCCGTGGCTGGTCGTCAGTGACGAGTCACACCCCTACCACGGGGAACAGTACATCGTCCTGGCGCTGACGACCCGGACTTGGCACGACGATCTGGTCGAGATTCCGGAGGCGGCGTGGCTAAGAGGTGGCACGCCGGAACGCAGCCGCGTCATCCCCTGGAGCGTCGAGACGCTCGAGCACGACGACGTCCAGCACTGGCAGGGATCCCTCGAGAGCGAGGTCGTCGACTCCACGGTAGCGGAACTCGTCGACTACGTCGACGCCGAAGGTCGGTGA
- a CDS encoding M48 family metalloprotease, with protein MRHAGLKARMAVVGSVLFAFYAFLALVAFAMGAGPVLIGIGTVLFVGFQYVVGKKVALWSVGAEDMPEDRYRGVHESVERLSDEMDLEKPRLMVAEMGVPNAFAVGRRGAGVVVVSTELMEALGRDELEAVLAHELAHIDNRDVVTMVLGQSIASMLGLAVQFAILFTNDRGIGNFLLAYVAGIVVQMVAMVFVLAISRYREYVADADAARHVGGDAMAGALRKIAAAGERTDNDVSDNVSALCIFGGERSALEKVFATHPPIEKRIEAVQGVDREFY; from the coding sequence ATGAGACACGCAGGCCTGAAAGCCAGAATGGCGGTCGTGGGGAGCGTCCTGTTCGCCTTCTACGCGTTCCTCGCGCTCGTCGCCTTCGCGATGGGCGCCGGCCCCGTCCTGATCGGGATCGGGACCGTCCTGTTCGTCGGCTTCCAGTACGTCGTCGGCAAGAAGGTCGCGCTGTGGAGCGTCGGCGCCGAGGACATGCCCGAGGACCGGTATCGCGGCGTCCACGAGTCCGTCGAGCGCCTCAGCGACGAGATGGACCTCGAGAAGCCGCGGCTGATGGTCGCCGAGATGGGCGTGCCGAACGCCTTCGCGGTCGGCCGGCGCGGCGCGGGCGTCGTCGTGGTCTCGACGGAACTGATGGAGGCCCTCGGCCGCGACGAACTGGAGGCCGTCCTCGCCCACGAGCTGGCGCACATCGACAACCGCGACGTCGTGACGATGGTGCTGGGCCAGTCCATCGCGTCGATGCTCGGCCTCGCCGTCCAGTTCGCCATCCTGTTCACGAACGACCGCGGTATCGGGAACTTCCTGCTGGCGTACGTCGCCGGCATCGTCGTCCAGATGGTCGCGATGGTGTTCGTCCTCGCCATCTCGCGGTACCGCGAGTACGTCGCCGACGCCGACGCCGCCCGCCACGTGGGCGGCGACGCGATGGCCGGCGCCCTCCGGAAGATCGCGGCCGCGGGCGAGCGTACCGACAACGACGTCAGTGACAACGTCTCGGCGCTCTGCATCTTCGGCGGCGAGCGCTCGGCCCTGGAGAAGGTGTTCGCGACCCACCCGCCGATCGAGAAACGCATCGAGGCGGTCCAGGGCGTCGACCGCGAGTTCTACTGA
- a CDS encoding MarR family transcriptional regulator has product MPIDIERFDSSSAEDLEEPSNPETVLLFLIENDDKAFTAAEIAEETGIDRNSIGTVLSRLEDRGLVRHKGEYWALGDPERIRSFGTYQRATRRLNDRFGEEDPESWREHAPDEPHPNVDG; this is encoded by the coding sequence ATGCCGATCGACATCGAGCGGTTCGATTCGAGTTCGGCGGAGGATCTCGAGGAGCCGAGCAACCCCGAGACGGTACTGCTCTTCCTCATCGAGAACGACGACAAGGCGTTCACGGCCGCGGAGATCGCCGAGGAGACCGGGATCGATCGGAACTCCATCGGGACCGTCCTCTCGCGCCTCGAGGACCGCGGGCTGGTCCGACACAAGGGCGAGTACTGGGCGCTCGGCGACCCCGAGCGGATCCGCTCGTTCGGCACCTACCAGCGAGCGACGCGTCGCCTCAACGACCGGTTCGGGGAGGAGGACCCTGAGAGCTGGCGCGAACACGCGCCGGACGAACCGCACCCGAACGTCGACGGATGA